The Flavobacterium faecale genomic sequence TTAAAAATATAAAATAATTACCAACCCCAAATTGATAATTCACAAAATATGAAAGGACCTTTATTTTACTCAAAAATTTTACTCTTTGGAGAGTACGGAATTATTCGTGACTCTAAAGGGCTTTCGATACCTTATAATTTTTACAATGGCGCTTTGAAGAGAGATGAGAATCCTTCTGCAGAGGCTATAGCTTCAAATCAAAGTTTGCAACGTTTTGCCACCTACTTAGAAAAGTTACAAGTTGAACAACCGACCTTGGTTACTTTTGACCTATCATCATTGAATAGTGATGTAGCAACCGGAATGTATTTTGACTCTAGCATACCGCAAGGATATGGAGTAGGGAGTAGCGGTGCGCTAGTAGCGGCTATTTATGACAAATATGCACAAGATAAAATTACGGTTTTAGAAAACTTAACTCGTGAAAAATTACTGCAACTAAAGAATATTTTTTCTCAAATGGAAAGTTTTTTCCATGGAAAGAGTTCGGGATTGGATCCTTTGAACAGTTATTTAAGTATTCCGATTTTGATTAACTCTAAAGATAATATTGAAGCAACAGGGATTCCTACTCAATCTTTTGATGGGAAAGGTGCTGTTTTCTTGATTGATTCGGGAATAGTTGGTGAAACAGCTCCTATGGTCAATATCTTTATGGAAAACCTAAAAGACAAAGGATTTCGTGCCATGTTGAAAAATCAGTTTGTGAAACATACAGATGCCTGTGTGGAGAATT encodes the following:
- a CDS encoding mevalonate kinase family protein, whose translation is MKGPLFYSKILLFGEYGIIRDSKGLSIPYNFYNGALKRDENPSAEAIASNQSLQRFATYLEKLQVEQPTLVTFDLSSLNSDVATGMYFDSSIPQGYGVGSSGALVAAIYDKYAQDKITVLENLTREKLLQLKNIFSQMESFFHGKSSGLDPLNSYLSIPILINSKDNIEATGIPTQSFDGKGAVFLIDSGIVGETAPMVNIFMENLKDKGFRAMLKNQFVKHTDACVENFLGGDMKSLFANTKKLSKVVLNHFKPMIPEQFHALWQQGIDSNDYYLKLCGSGGGGYILGFTEDLERAKASLKDYKLEVVYQF